From one Aeropyrum camini SY1 = JCM 12091 genomic stretch:
- a CDS encoding type II glyceraldehyde-3-phosphate dehydrogenase, giving the protein MSTIRVGVNGFGTIGRRVALAVTLQKDMRLVGVVKRTPDYAALYAASKGIPLYTPTSREAEEFEKRGIKVAGTLRELLSRVDVIVDATPEGQGAKNKPLYREAGVRQIYQGGEKPDVADASFSTLCNYEESKGRGSLRVVSCNTTGLLRLICTLNREFGVESVRAVLVRRGADPKEVKKGPIDSIVLNPPSLPSHHAVDVKTVLPWLDIKTAAVAVPTTFMHMHHVTLRLAKAVEKRDVLEILASAPRIMLVSSGDTGIKSTSQLVDAARLSRMGYDIPELVVFEESVAVDGNEVMLFQAVHQESIVVPENIDAIRAVTSSPLTLEETLKATDGSLGLRKTLW; this is encoded by the coding sequence GTGTCTACTATAAGGGTTGGCGTGAACGGTTTTGGAACTATAGGCAGGAGAGTTGCCCTCGCGGTAACGCTGCAGAAGGACATGAGGCTTGTTGGCGTCGTCAAGAGGACCCCCGACTATGCTGCACTCTACGCCGCCTCGAAGGGAATACCACTTTACACCCCCACATCCAGGGAGGCCGAGGAGTTTGAGAAGAGGGGGATAAAGGTTGCAGGTACGCTTAGAGAGCTTCTCTCAAGGGTGGATGTTATTGTTGACGCCACGCCTGAAGGGCAGGGGGCTAAGAATAAGCCCCTCTACAGGGAGGCTGGTGTGAGGCAGATCTACCAGGGTGGCGAAAAGCCTGACGTCGCCGACGCCAGCTTCAGCACCCTATGCAACTATGAGGAGAGTAAGGGGAGGGGGAGTCTAAGGGTCGTTTCATGCAACACAACAGGACTCCTCAGGCTGATATGCACCCTAAACAGGGAGTTCGGTGTTGAGAGCGTTAGGGCTGTTCTCGTGAGAAGGGGCGCCGACCCTAAAGAGGTGAAGAAGGGGCCGATAGACTCTATAGTGCTAAACCCCCCTAGCCTGCCTAGCCATCACGCTGTAGACGTGAAAACAGTGCTTCCATGGCTTGATATCAAGACTGCAGCTGTAGCCGTGCCCACCACGTTCATGCACATGCACCACGTTACCCTGCGGCTCGCCAAGGCTGTTGAAAAGAGGGATGTCCTTGAGATACTGGCCTCTGCACCCCGCATAATGCTTGTGAGCAGTGGAGACACTGGAATAAAGTCGACATCACAGCTTGTCGATGCCGCTAGGCTATCAAGGATGGGCTACGACATACCGGAGCTGGTTGTGTTCGAAGAGAGCGTGGCGGTGGATGGGAATGAAGTGATGCTGTTCCAGGCTGTCCACCAGGAGTCTATAGTGGTGCCTGAGAACATAGATGCTATAAGGGCTGTGACATCGTCACCCCTAACACTCGAGGAGACATTGAAGGCCACAGACGGTAGCCTGGGCCTCAGGAAAACCCTCTGGTAA
- the mobB gene encoding molybdopterin-guanine dinucleotide biosynthesis protein B: protein MGVPCIVQVVGPTSSGKTTLIVRVVRRLSDTGVRVGVVKHTHHDIDTPNKDSWKFLEEAGARYSVVVKGDGEKVAVFTGGLTFSDVLGELSPRVDVIVVEGFKHLSLGGLRVDLSTTGLSDAEASIIEFVEKCLAGGRRL from the coding sequence GTGGGGGTGCCTTGTATAGTACAGGTTGTGGGGCCTACCAGCTCGGGGAAGACTACTCTTATAGTGAGGGTTGTGAGGAGGCTGAGTGATACTGGTGTTAGGGTTGGCGTTGTTAAGCATACCCACCACGATATAGACACGCCGAATAAAGATTCCTGGAAGTTTCTTGAGGAGGCGGGGGCAAGATATTCGGTGGTGGTTAAGGGGGATGGGGAGAAGGTTGCAGTGTTCACCGGGGGGTTAACTTTTAGTGATGTTCTGGGAGAGCTCTCTCCAAGAGTGGATGTCATTGTTGTTGAGGGTTTCAAGCACCTATCCCTTGGAGGCCTTAGAGTCGACTTGTCGACAACTGGACTATCAGATGCTGAGGCATCTATTATCGAGTTTGTTGAAAAGTGTCTAGCAGGGGGGAGGAGGCTGTGA
- a CDS encoding phosphoglycerate kinase, whose amino-acid sequence MPLEYMGGAFATLDDVDVKGKRVIVRFDLNSPVGKDGEILDDSRIVEAAATLRELCDRGAAVVALSHQGRPLEDDFVSLEKHASLLARHSGVDVGFVMDVVGPEALRTVASLRPGEAVLLDNTRIVSEDYIEAEGRVHARGIMVSRLSKLASIYVNEAFSASHRSQASIVGFPYVLPSAGGRILEREIRALNRAVTSGERPKVVVLGGAKLKDAVKIVDYLTSSGVADEVLTTGLVGLLFLYARGYRLTRDVANLLARKGGEEAITKARRIVEEGRRVRAPLDFVVEVGDKTYIKPADELTEGVPKDIGPSTVEYFGAKMRGARVIVMRGPAGVIEDARFRRGTVELVKAALSSGAYTVFGGGHFRAILRELPDHLKSRVGHLSTGGGALLYYLSGRPLPGVKALVDSAKIFKLV is encoded by the coding sequence GTGCCTCTAGAGTATATGGGCGGGGCGTTTGCAACTCTCGATGATGTTGACGTGAAGGGTAAGAGGGTCATAGTAAGGTTTGACCTCAACAGCCCTGTCGGGAAGGATGGTGAAATACTCGATGACTCCCGTATAGTAGAGGCTGCAGCGACGCTGAGGGAGCTTTGCGACAGAGGGGCAGCGGTTGTAGCTCTCAGCCACCAGGGGAGGCCTCTCGAGGATGATTTTGTCAGCCTCGAGAAGCACGCTTCTCTACTGGCCAGGCACTCTGGAGTTGATGTTGGCTTTGTTATGGACGTGGTTGGACCTGAGGCCCTTAGGACGGTGGCTTCCCTGAGGCCTGGGGAGGCTGTGTTGCTTGACAACACGAGGATTGTAAGCGAGGACTATATTGAGGCGGAAGGCAGGGTCCACGCTAGGGGGATAATGGTCTCCAGGCTCTCTAAGCTGGCGAGCATATACGTTAACGAAGCTTTCTCAGCATCCCACAGGAGCCAGGCTAGCATAGTTGGCTTCCCCTACGTGCTTCCCTCGGCTGGCGGGAGGATTCTGGAGAGGGAGATCAGGGCGCTGAACCGTGCGGTAACCTCGGGTGAGAGGCCGAAAGTCGTTGTGCTGGGCGGCGCCAAGCTGAAGGACGCGGTTAAGATAGTAGACTATCTAACATCCTCGGGCGTAGCTGACGAGGTGCTGACAACAGGTCTCGTAGGCCTCCTCTTTCTATACGCCCGTGGCTATAGGCTTACGAGAGATGTGGCCAACCTCCTGGCGAGGAAGGGGGGCGAGGAGGCTATCACGAAGGCTAGAAGGATAGTTGAGGAGGGGAGAAGAGTTAGAGCCCCGCTGGATTTTGTCGTTGAGGTGGGTGACAAGACGTACATAAAGCCCGCCGACGAGCTAACCGAGGGTGTGCCGAAGGACATAGGCCCCTCAACGGTAGAATACTTCGGTGCGAAGATGAGGGGGGCAAGGGTGATAGTGATGCGCGGCCCTGCCGGAGTAATAGAGGACGCCAGGTTCAGGCGTGGAACTGTTGAGCTGGTGAAAGCCGCGCTCTCCTCGGGCGCTTACACAGTCTTCGGTGGAGGCCATTTCAGAGCCATACTTAGAGAGCTCCCCGACCATCTCAAGAGTAGGGTGGGCCACTTGAGCACGGGAGGCGGCGCCCTACTATATTATCTATCGGGCAGGCCCCTACCCGGGGTTAAAGCCTTAGTAGACTCGGCTAAGATATTTAAACTGGTTTAG
- the mobA gene encoding molybdenum cofactor guanylyltransferase, with protein MNIIPGDVAAVVLAGGVGRRFGRPKALAMLDGVSLVERAVEALSSGPADVYVSVSPRLERPVSRLVGPSRVIVDLVEQAPCGGPLRAFLTSAAVLNHYSTLVFMPVDAPWASWKDLEPLYNASKAVDSGASYFSGDGVVHPLFLVAPRNKLLHAAYTACHWRGEKRATAILRTLDPVVLLGSSKTRNPLALATVNTPQDLLRPSRVPVPAEGYIILEGHSTLFSISASTGDYYTALAIEAEYKLYRNLGLQRLASHALKDASRLGLMTSLLQSVSTLGCSGC; from the coding sequence GTGAACATTATCCCCGGCGATGTTGCCGCCGTGGTCTTAGCCGGCGGCGTGGGCAGGAGATTCGGAAGGCCGAAAGCCCTCGCTATGCTTGACGGTGTGAGCCTTGTTGAAAGGGCTGTCGAAGCCCTTTCCAGCGGGCCTGCGGACGTGTATGTCTCTGTATCTCCTCGGCTCGAGCGGCCGGTTTCCAGGCTTGTGGGGCCCAGTAGGGTTATAGTTGATCTTGTAGAGCAGGCCCCCTGTGGAGGACCTCTTAGAGCATTTCTCACATCAGCCGCAGTTTTAAACCACTATAGCACTCTAGTTTTTATGCCTGTAGATGCTCCGTGGGCCTCGTGGAAAGATCTGGAGCCGCTCTACAATGCTTCTAAAGCCGTGGACTCCGGCGCCTCATACTTCTCGGGAGACGGTGTTGTGCATCCCCTCTTCCTTGTTGCACCAAGGAATAAGCTGCTCCACGCCGCCTACACCGCCTGCCATTGGAGGGGAGAGAAGCGGGCCACAGCCATTCTGAGAACCCTGGACCCCGTCGTTCTTCTAGGCTCATCAAAAACGCGGAACCCACTAGCGCTTGCAACTGTAAACACACCCCAAGACCTGTTAAGACCCTCGAGAGTGCCCGTGCCGGCCGAAGGCTACATTATCCTCGAGGGCCACTCCACACTGTTCAGTATATCCGCCTCGACTGGGGACTATTACACTGCTCTGGCTATCGAGGCAGAGTATAAGCTATACCGAAACCTTGGACTCCAGAGGCTAGCTAGCCACGCGCTGAAAGATGCCTCTAGACTGGGATTAATGACTAGCCTTCTCCAATCAGTATCAACACTAGGCTGCTCCGGCTGTTAG
- a CDS encoding MFS transporter — MRSIGGVQTPLLLLAALNGLSFGVIVTVLAPYMYSAGFSGTEWGLLTSLATITSIVFTLLSGPLSDFLGARRVVAAGYVVKAASFTLLAVPDTMVMAAGFTLSGVSMGISWSASTALVARSGRDELLHRSFTFFMASNMVGGALGSLMGVLPPILASNTGLTLLQAYRATILLVAPLSLLQAGIALAVREALSRGRAGVGVGDLMKGFKDALSDGRFRLLIIFNMIIGLGASMSIHNISYYFAAKYGVTSAEIGIVNALEQVSMAVVAVWASRLAERLGSTLKVYIGLTSLSVPLLVSMTFVDSYAVAAALYIVRTVLMNAANPLLEALTMRVVPRERRGSASSILSLSFTLPATAGRALGGALLDVNLELPLRLTAIIYTLALAQLYMRRRFLEGGRMWGARKVAGELLEEARVPQ, encoded by the coding sequence TTGAGGAGCATAGGGGGAGTGCAGACGCCTCTGCTACTGCTAGCAGCGCTCAACGGACTCTCATTCGGGGTCATAGTCACAGTCCTAGCCCCCTACATGTACTCCGCCGGCTTCTCCGGCACCGAGTGGGGGCTGCTAACTTCCCTGGCCACTATAACGAGCATAGTATTCACACTCCTATCCGGCCCTTTGAGCGATTTCCTGGGGGCTAGGCGTGTGGTTGCAGCAGGATACGTGGTTAAGGCAGCGTCATTCACGCTCCTAGCAGTGCCCGACACGATGGTTATGGCGGCGGGCTTCACCCTCAGCGGGGTTTCCATGGGAATATCCTGGAGCGCTAGCACAGCCCTAGTAGCACGCTCGGGCAGGGACGAGCTACTCCATAGGAGCTTCACATTCTTCATGGCGAGCAACATGGTGGGCGGAGCGCTAGGGAGTCTGATGGGCGTCCTCCCGCCCATCCTCGCCTCGAACACGGGCTTAACACTGCTCCAGGCGTACAGGGCCACTATCCTCTTGGTAGCACCCCTGAGCCTGCTCCAGGCGGGTATAGCGCTTGCAGTTAGGGAGGCTTTGTCCAGGGGCCGGGCTGGCGTAGGCGTCGGGGATCTCATGAAGGGGTTCAAGGATGCCCTCTCTGATGGGAGGTTCAGGCTTCTGATAATCTTCAACATGATAATAGGGCTCGGTGCATCCATGTCTATACACAACATCTCCTACTACTTCGCTGCAAAGTACGGCGTTACAAGCGCCGAGATAGGCATTGTCAACGCCCTCGAGCAGGTTTCTATGGCTGTCGTGGCGGTGTGGGCTTCTAGGCTTGCTGAGAGGCTGGGGAGCACGCTTAAAGTCTACATAGGCCTCACGAGCCTCAGCGTCCCGCTGCTCGTGTCTATGACGTTTGTGGACAGCTACGCCGTCGCGGCGGCATTGTATATTGTAAGGACCGTGCTTATGAATGCGGCCAACCCGCTGCTAGAGGCGCTTACTATGAGAGTTGTGCCGCGGGAGAGGAGGGGCTCGGCGAGCTCGATCCTCAGCCTGAGCTTCACGCTTCCAGCGACGGCGGGTAGGGCGTTAGGAGGCGCCCTTCTAGACGTGAACCTGGAGCTCCCCCTGAGGCTCACCGCCATCATCTATACGCTAGCCCTCGCACAACTCTACATGAGGAGGCGGTTCCTTGAGGGTGGGAGGATGTGGGGTGCTAGAAAAGTAGCCGGAGAGCTACTAGAAGAAGCACGAGTGCCACAATAG
- a CDS encoding molybdopterin molybdotransferase MoeA, which translates to MSSRGEEAVNPYALLNVDEARRRIDSLRINLPLDTETIFTSLAVGRILAEDVESPADTPKEPLAAMDGYAVRSSDTRAGAKLRLKTRGPLHPGDAVPVDTGDPLPPGADAVVRREAARAEDGFTYVSAPVSKWENVFLPGEFVAKGYRLGSRGDVITPYTAALMLQAGIRRVSVYRIKSVVMPVGSELAHPESLVNGGRIDYIGPMVEGLLRGWSEARLLPPVSDSREELEEAVNRALDMADILVTVGGSSVGRRDSLKAVIAGIGRLVVPGFGASVVKRGGLAVVREKLVAMLPGGCVSAAVSLHETLFRALKAVTGKPLLRSLTIPLAEDLRLERRMPSAVLFRMVDGGVEPLEWGVALCRELAKADAYAILQPGVYGKGSLVNAIMLKKPA; encoded by the coding sequence GTGTCTAGCAGGGGGGAGGAGGCTGTGAATCCCTACGCACTGCTTAATGTAGATGAAGCGCGGAGGAGGATAGACTCTCTCAGGATAAACCTGCCCCTGGACACGGAGACCATATTTACCAGCCTTGCTGTAGGTAGGATTTTAGCCGAGGACGTCGAGAGCCCCGCTGATACTCCTAAAGAGCCCCTTGCTGCTATGGACGGTTACGCGGTGCGTTCCTCCGACACTAGGGCTGGCGCGAAGCTGCGCCTCAAGACGCGGGGACCCCTACACCCGGGGGATGCTGTACCTGTTGACACTGGAGACCCTCTTCCACCCGGCGCCGATGCTGTAGTCAGGCGTGAAGCGGCCCGTGCTGAGGATGGTTTCACATATGTCTCAGCACCCGTGTCAAAGTGGGAGAACGTTTTCCTGCCCGGCGAGTTCGTTGCCAAAGGCTATAGGCTGGGATCACGTGGCGATGTGATAACACCCTATACGGCTGCCCTTATGCTCCAGGCGGGTATAAGGAGGGTCAGTGTTTATAGAATAAAAAGCGTTGTAATGCCGGTAGGATCAGAGCTGGCCCACCCGGAGTCTCTTGTAAACGGTGGAAGAATAGACTACATAGGCCCCATGGTGGAGGGACTGCTTAGAGGGTGGTCCGAGGCGAGGCTATTGCCCCCTGTTTCAGACTCTCGAGAGGAGCTGGAGGAGGCTGTTAATCGGGCTCTCGACATGGCCGATATACTAGTTACAGTGGGGGGGAGCAGCGTTGGGAGGAGGGATTCTCTGAAGGCTGTTATCGCAGGGATTGGCAGGCTAGTGGTTCCAGGCTTTGGGGCTAGCGTTGTTAAGCGCGGGGGGCTGGCTGTAGTTAGAGAAAAGCTAGTTGCCATGCTGCCCGGCGGCTGTGTGAGCGCGGCTGTATCACTGCATGAGACTCTATTTAGGGCTCTCAAGGCGGTTACCGGAAAACCTCTCCTGAGAAGCCTGACAATACCTTTAGCGGAAGACTTGAGGCTTGAGAGGAGGATGCCCTCGGCAGTACTATTTAGAATGGTGGATGGCGGTGTGGAGCCCCTAGAGTGGGGTGTAGCGCTCTGCAGGGAGCTGGCGAAAGCAGACGCCTACGCCATACTTCAACCTGGGGTCTACGGCAAGGGGTCCCTGGTCAACGCTATTATGCTAAAGAAGCCCGCCTAA
- a CDS encoding DUF167 domain-containing protein has translation MPIDLEKLRDAVEVVGDKVRIKVYVKPESRDRKLRLEEGELVFYTDEPPLEGRANASLVNFLARGLKVSVKNVEIVHGTRSRSKVVEIRDVADADSILERLAAIVEEG, from the coding sequence ATGCCTATTGACTTGGAAAAGCTTAGGGATGCTGTTGAAGTTGTAGGCGACAAGGTCAGGATCAAGGTCTACGTTAAACCGGAGAGTAGGGATAGAAAGCTGCGTCTAGAGGAGGGGGAGCTTGTGTTCTACACCGACGAGCCTCCTCTGGAAGGCAGGGCCAACGCAAGCCTGGTAAACTTCCTCGCCAGGGGTCTTAAAGTGAGTGTTAAGAACGTCGAGATAGTACACGGAACAAGGAGTAGGAGCAAGGTTGTTGAGATAAGAGATGTTGCAGACGCGGACTCGATCCTAGAGAGGCTCGCTGCAATAGTTGAGGAGGGCTAG
- a CDS encoding MBL fold metallo-hydrolase, whose amino-acid sequence MAVRVEWCYHAYVVLKAGDAVLAIDPHDGGSLGLPTCRVEADFVLVTHDHFDHNAVEIARGPRTREVLKQFYGSKSLGPFTVTGVKVYHDKAEGKLRGEVAAYKVEVEGLTFVHLGDIGHIITSSSHPELSKPDVLFIPVGGTFTVNAAEAWKIVENLKPRIAVPIHYWMPGSHLPLDPLDRFLQVARAGRQPVESNVLELSPDSLPEKTTIYYFKVQP is encoded by the coding sequence TTGGCCGTCAGAGTTGAATGGTGTTATCACGCGTATGTGGTGCTGAAGGCGGGGGATGCGGTGCTGGCTATAGACCCTCATGACGGGGGCAGCCTAGGCCTCCCCACCTGCAGGGTAGAGGCTGACTTTGTACTTGTAACACACGATCACTTCGACCATAACGCTGTAGAGATAGCTAGGGGGCCTAGGACTAGGGAGGTTCTCAAGCAGTTCTACGGCTCAAAAAGCCTCGGACCGTTCACCGTGACAGGGGTGAAAGTCTACCACGACAAAGCCGAAGGGAAACTGCGGGGGGAGGTGGCGGCTTACAAGGTCGAGGTTGAAGGGTTAACCTTCGTACACCTGGGAGACATAGGCCACATTATAACGTCGAGCAGCCACCCGGAGCTGTCGAAGCCGGACGTTCTCTTCATTCCCGTAGGAGGTACATTCACAGTTAATGCTGCTGAAGCTTGGAAAATCGTTGAGAACTTAAAACCCAGGATAGCCGTGCCCATCCACTACTGGATGCCAGGGAGTCATCTACCGTTAGACCCCTTAGACAGGTTCCTGCAGGTAGCTAGGGCTGGTAGGCAGCCAGTTGAGAGTAACGTCCTCGAGCTGTCTCCCGATAGCCTTCCCGAGAAGACGACGATCTATTATTTCAAAGTCCAGCCTTAG
- a CDS encoding 60S ribosomal protein L38, translated as MPVELKSIDEFMKVVERAVECRVKKGKDAVKFKARTKRYLYTLKVSPEKESEVLEQVKAKCRNLVEL; from the coding sequence GTGCCCGTGGAGTTGAAGAGCATCGACGAGTTCATGAAAGTCGTGGAGAGAGCTGTTGAGTGTCGTGTGAAGAAGGGGAAGGATGCGGTGAAGTTTAAAGCAAGGACTAAGAGATACCTGTACACCCTGAAAGTTTCTCCGGAGAAGGAGAGCGAGGTTCTGGAACAGGTTAAGGCTAAATGCAGGAACCTCGTAGAACTCTAA
- a CDS encoding MBL fold metallo-hydrolase translates to MVRIRVLGSGREVGRAAILIESGGRGLLLDYGVNFDENDRPVFPGDVRPRDLDGLVLTHSHLDHIGAAPYLYVSQGPRVYGTRVTLHVSRLLLYDMIKLNGAYLPYDERSVEDMLGTAEYIEYDGEYEAGQFAFKAFYSGHIPGSAAVVVEVDGRRILYTSDVNVVETKLVGPARLDGVKADVVIVESTYGDSDHPPRKLSEERFYNAVLEVVSQGGTVLVPAFSVSRGQEIAMILAERDFEYPVWLDGMIRQVAEIYAANPRFILNPGLLMKVMSEFRIVSGWQDRRRAFKKPGVIIASAGMLKGGPSLYYARKMAANRKNGIFMVSYQAPGTPGRMILEEGVFGEERIPVLARVEWFDFSSHIDQSGIIQLLKGIRGVEKVVLVHGDPQAQEALKARIQGELGISEVETPGNLDVIEV, encoded by the coding sequence ATGGTTAGGATCAGGGTTTTAGGTAGCGGTAGGGAGGTTGGCAGGGCGGCTATACTGATTGAAAGCGGCGGTAGAGGCCTTCTCCTCGACTATGGTGTGAACTTTGACGAGAATGACAGGCCGGTGTTCCCGGGTGATGTGAGGCCGAGGGACCTGGATGGCCTCGTGTTGACACATAGCCATCTTGACCATATAGGCGCGGCTCCCTACCTCTACGTGTCGCAGGGACCCAGGGTTTACGGTACAAGGGTGACACTCCACGTATCCCGTCTTCTACTTTATGATATGATAAAGCTCAACGGGGCGTACCTTCCTTACGATGAGAGGAGCGTTGAGGACATGCTGGGAACTGCAGAATACATCGAATACGATGGTGAGTACGAGGCTGGGCAGTTCGCATTCAAGGCGTTCTACTCGGGCCACATACCGGGGAGTGCTGCTGTCGTTGTGGAGGTTGACGGCAGGAGGATACTGTACACAAGCGACGTCAACGTCGTTGAGACAAAGCTCGTGGGGCCAGCTAGGCTCGACGGGGTGAAGGCCGACGTCGTTATAGTAGAGTCGACATATGGCGACAGTGATCACCCGCCTAGGAAGCTCTCCGAGGAGAGGTTCTACAATGCTGTTCTGGAGGTTGTCTCCCAGGGCGGCACTGTACTAGTACCTGCTTTCAGCGTCTCCAGGGGCCAGGAGATTGCTATGATTCTTGCTGAGAGGGATTTCGAATATCCAGTCTGGCTGGACGGCATGATACGGCAGGTGGCTGAGATCTACGCTGCAAACCCGAGGTTCATACTAAACCCGGGGCTTCTAATGAAGGTTATGAGTGAGTTTCGAATAGTGTCTGGATGGCAGGATAGGAGGCGTGCTTTCAAGAAGCCCGGCGTCATAATAGCTAGTGCTGGAATGCTCAAAGGAGGTCCAAGCTTGTACTATGCAAGGAAGATGGCTGCCAACAGGAAAAACGGAATATTTATGGTGAGCTACCAGGCGCCCGGCACCCCGGGAAGGATGATACTCGAGGAGGGCGTTTTCGGGGAGGAGAGGATACCCGTGCTGGCTAGGGTCGAGTGGTTCGACTTCTCGAGCCACATAGACCAGAGCGGCATTATACAGCTGCTAAAGGGTATAAGGGGGGTGGAGAAGGTGGTGCTGGTCCACGGAGACCCCCAGGCTCAGGAGGCGTTGAAGGCTAGGATCCAGGGGGAGCTGGGTATTAGCGAGGTTGAGACCCCGGGCAACCTGGATGTGATAGAAGTTTAG
- a CDS encoding sulfite exporter TauE/SafE family protein yields the protein MAPAAIDFSLAELATGVLMGAAAAALASLSGVGGGVFFVPIFLFIVGLPPNVAVGSSKLVVAIVSIVSGLTYLKQRTTRLSRAAPLMLSMIPGAALGAYLVAYINPRLLEVVLGLFITYYSLRLLAATARKALARGEQDTTGGSDDGMEGARPGSRYLMLATGVVAGLFAGLTGTGGGAILVPMLTLLRIARLKEAVAISMLSISLGAVVSAAIHVWTGVVDFGAAAPFALGALIGSVLGPMIAGKLSTDALRPIVALVLLLVALRLLF from the coding sequence TTGGCGCCCGCCGCTATAGACTTTTCCCTCGCCGAGCTTGCCACAGGCGTTTTAATGGGTGCAGCGGCCGCCGCCCTAGCCTCTTTGAGCGGTGTGGGCGGTGGAGTGTTCTTCGTCCCCATATTCCTATTTATCGTTGGCCTCCCCCCGAACGTGGCTGTGGGGAGTAGCAAGCTAGTAGTTGCCATAGTCTCTATTGTCAGCGGGCTGACATACCTCAAGCAGAGAACAACAAGGTTGTCGAGGGCTGCCCCGCTGATGCTGTCTATGATACCCGGAGCTGCTCTGGGTGCTTACCTCGTAGCATACATCAACCCTAGACTACTAGAAGTCGTGCTGGGTCTTTTCATAACGTACTATAGTCTAAGGCTTCTTGCGGCGACCGCCAGGAAGGCGTTGGCCAGGGGCGAACAGGATACTACGGGTGGGAGTGATGATGGTATGGAGGGTGCTAGGCCGGGTAGCAGGTATCTAATGCTGGCTACTGGCGTGGTAGCAGGGCTCTTCGCCGGCCTCACGGGAACGGGGGGCGGCGCAATCCTAGTTCCCATGCTAACCCTCCTAAGAATAGCCAGGCTTAAGGAGGCAGTAGCTATAAGCATGCTCAGCATAAGTCTAGGGGCCGTTGTCTCCGCAGCTATACACGTGTGGACCGGGGTTGTTGACTTCGGTGCAGCAGCACCATTCGCACTGGGAGCCCTAATCGGGAGTGTCTTAGGACCCATGATAGCCGGTAAGCTTAGCACAGACGCGCTGCGCCCTATTGTGGCACTCGTGCTTCTTCTAGTAGCTCTCCGGCTACTTTTCTAG